The Engystomops pustulosus chromosome 1, aEngPut4.maternal, whole genome shotgun sequence genome has a window encoding:
- the TEKTIP1 gene encoding tektin bundle-interacting protein 1, with translation MELPVIKNPVSCRSLETEFPTSIKSVQYSALKGPSNSPILQQAVTVSSGPWGVDVKSNVLYTYKQEAFHRWQNQYRQREQAALQSGAAQLLRETSWYDPTQPSQLLKDSARWGTFKWRDQPFLGKEYVVNRHKFGV, from the exons ATGGAGCTGCCTGTTATTAAAAATCCAGTGTCATGCAGGTCACTGGAGACAGAATTCCCCACATCCATAAAGAG TGTCCAGTATTCAGCACTCAAAGGACCTTCCAACTCTCCTATTTTGCAACAAGCAGTAACCGTTTCCTCAGGCCCTTGGGGTGTAGATGTCAAGTCAAATGTTTTGTACACTTACAAGCAGGAAGCTTTCCATCGGTGGCAAAATCAATACAgacagagagagcaggcagctcTCCAGTCAG GTGCCGCTCAGCTCCTTCGGGAGACATCATGGTATGATCCAACCCAGCCATCTCAGCTACTAAAGGACTCTGCTCGGTGGGGCACATTTAAGTGGAGGGATCAACCTTTCCTTGGCAAAGAGTATG TTGTGAACAGACACAAGTTTGGAGTTTAG